DNA from Agarilytica rhodophyticola:
TCCTGTTTTATATCCATACTTAAACGTCGTCCTTCCAACTCATTTAACATATTTGGTGCAATACCTCTTGCTGGACGTTTAATCTTAATATCTTCGATGGATAGAATCTGACCTTTGTTAAGTGCTCGTGATGCTACAAGGGATTTTCGTATAAGTGCTTGATTGTCTTGTTCGCAAGGAACACAGCGTTTAACACCATCCCCCAACATCAAGCAGGTGCTAGCCACATTAGCAACAATCTCTTTTAGTTCTTCAGGCTCTATTGAGGCGCGATGGTCTGGACCGTCCATATTACGATCTAAAGTAAAATGCTTCTCTATAAGAACTGCACCTAAAGCCGCCGCGACAGTAGGTGCTAGTGTCCCTGACGAATGATCAGAATAACCTACCGGCACAGAAAATTTTTCGCGCATGGTGATTATTGCATTTAAATTTAGCTGTTCTTTTTCTGCTGGGTAATTAGATACACAATGAAGTAGAACCAATTCCCTAGCCCCCTCATTTTTTATCACCTTAAGTGCGGCTTCAACCTCATGCAGGTTACTTGCACCTGTTGATAGTATAATCCCAACACCAGTGCGAGCGATACTCTTTAAAAATGGGTGGTTGGTAATTTCACTTGAAGCAACTTTAACAGCTTTAACCTTTAACTCATTAACCAAGAAATATAGACTAGGCTCATCAAATGCTGTACAAAGAAATGGCATATCCACTGTTGAGCAATATTCTTTTATTTCTCTAAGTTGCTGATGACTCAGCTCAAGTAACTTTGCCATTTCTAACTGACCGCCACCTTCTCCTGTAGTTTCTTTCTGGTATATTGCTTTGTCAGCATAACGACTAATTTCTTCTTCAGCGACGAAGGCTTGAAATTTAACAACGTCAGCGCCGCAAGCTTTTGCCTGATCGACCATTCTTTTTGCCAAGACTATATCGCAATTATGATTAACGCCTACTTCAGCTATCACAATTGGCCGATCAGTAGTAGTAAAGTCTATAGTACGCGATTCAAAATTCATATATTACCTTTTCAGTTTAAAATTTTCACTGACGTACTAACTTCTGTAAGGTGGAAAAAACTGCGAATTTAGCACAGAATTTCCTTTTGCCGATTCAAATGCCATTTTCATTTTTGTCAACTCATTATATTTTTCCTTATCAAAAACTTCTTTTGATTGATAAAGCACTTTATAGGAGGAAGTAAAAGACTGTTTAAAGCGATACAAATTGTCATCGCCACAAGAAGAGTAGCCACCTCCTAAAAAATAAAGCTTGCAACCTCGATTCTTTGCCCAAATTGCAGTGTCAAACATCAATAAATGATTGGCATTTAATGATGTAAACTCTGGATCGGAACATGAAAAATGGTAGTAACAAGCATCATGAGCATGAATTAGAAAGAAAGAAGCAATAACAGTATCGTCTATATATGCATTAAATAATGAACATGCTTTACGACCTAAACAGTCTCTACAATTCAAAAAATAATTTTTAGGAAATTTCCATTCATCACTAGCATTAACTCTTTTCATTGTCGCTATATACGAATAGTAAAAATTACTTATTTCGCCATCGTTTAATGACATCCGCCGAACTTTAACGCCTCGTCGCCGAGCACTTAATATAGCTTTTCGCTGCCTTTCTTCAATGTTTAGCCATAACTCAGAATATGATTTTGTTAAATCTATATATGCACAGCGCTTGCGTGCATACACATCAAAACATTTACTTTTTGTACGCAACTGCATTTGTGAAAAGAATGGATGGTATGAACAAAACTCAGTAATAGCTCCTATGCTTATTAAAAACTTATGTTTTATTAATTGAAACTCATCAAATTCACTTTCAGATAATTTTTTATTAGCTATAACACCACCAAAGCCATAAGGACTTTCAATGTCTACGACATCTGCCGCTATATTTTGAGATAGAAACTCTAAATTTTGCATCCGTTTAATAACAACAGGCTGCAATATTTTAATGCCTGATTTTACATAATATAAACCAAAAATTTCGGCATTATAGGTTTGACGATAGATGTCGAGGTACTCTATAGAGAAATGCAGATCCTTGTATATATCAGGCAAACCATCAAAAAAAGATTGCCAAGTTTTTCTGTCAACCTTATTATTACCCAATAAATATATCTCAGGTTCTTCACATTTTCTCAATTGCATCTTCTACCGCCCACATAACCTCGCGTCGAGTAAATGCCTCTTTACGAGGTAGAATCAAAATGTTTTTGGTTTTGGCAACGCTTTCCTCTAACTCTTCACACAGTGAAAAATAACCTTTTTTGGGGTATTTATGTGTAACAGGTGCTTTTTTAATTTTTGGGGTATCAATAATTTTAGCATCGCTTTTAAGTAAGCCCATATTCATGCACTCTTGCCAAACATAAAGCTGAAAGTTTTCTGGGTTTTGCCAGAAATCACTACCAATCGTGGCTGGACATTCGACACTAATAAAACTATTACCATCGCTGTCTACCTGATTGCTATAAAGGCCTGCAGCGGCGCTACGGAAAACATAACGATCAGGTGTGAATTGATGAAAGTAAGTGTAATTATTTACCTTATTTTCCTTAACTTTAAAGTAAAAAACGACCATGGGAGTAGCATGAACTTTATCGTCTAATCGTCCATCACCCTTCCAAGCTTTGGCTAAAAAGTTGTAATCATTACCCCAAAAAACACGATCGGCCTGCAGATGACAGCCGTCATCTAGTATTATTTTCGTACGACGTTCATTCTCTATTTGTAGGTGATTCACACCTCGTCCTAGCACACATTTAACACCCATGGCACACAATCTTTCATACATGGCCTCACAAAAACCCCTCATTCCTCTCCTACCAGGATACATTGATACAAAATCGTCAACCTTTCCTACTTTAGCTCTCCTTGCTGCAAGCCGGCGGTCTAGTACAGGGTGTTTTTTTAATTCCAGCGCCATGTCATCGGGCAAGAATTTCAAACGATGATATGCTGTCTGTCTCAATGCATCTGCTTCAACATCGTGGGCGGAAATACCATAGATATGACGCATTGAATCACTCATAAGCTTGGCTGCGGTTATGCCATACATTTCCGTCATTTTTTGGGCAGCGCTCACAGGTTTCAAGGACGGCTCATGATTTAAACACTCAATAACTTCAAAGAGTATTTTATTTTGCACCTCCGAAGGAACGTTAACCAAATCAGGAATGGCGAGCCCTGGTGTCGTTACATCGTTATAAACACTGGCGTAACTAAAGTCTATAGCTAACACATCACCATCCATAACATCTTCAACAATTGCCGCAAGATGCTTAGGTATTGAATCAAAGAGGTGTACACCATTATCCGTATAAAAACCGTCCCACTCCGAAGAGTACATAATACCACCTAAAAAGGGCGCTTTCTCTACCAGCGAGACAGACATACCTTTTTGTCGTAGTAAAAATGCGGCCATCATTCCCTTGAATCCTCCCCCCACAACTACACAGGATTTTCCTCGATAACTATTCATCTTCTCACCATAGGTATCACTTGTGATCTACTTTTGGTTTGCGCTTTTTCGTAATCTTCTTTACGTCCAATATCTATCCAGTAATCTAATATAGGGAAAGTATTTATACTGTTTCCAGACGCTAATTCTTTTCTCAATAAAGTGGGCATATCCAACGGCGTGTTTTTCCTGACTTTTTTAACAACCTCAGGATCCAACACATAGATACCAGAATTGATATTAACCTTGTGCTTTGGCTTTTCAATAATCGACTCAACATGCATATCCATACTATTGACTACGCCATAAGGTATTTCGTACTCATATTCACTAGTACACATAGTAGCGCTGCCACTTTCCTGCAAATGAAAGTTTAAAAGTTTTCGAAAATCTATACCTGTAAGAATATCCCCATTCATGACAACAATAGGTAACTTAACGTCATCTTTTTTCAAAAGCCCCAGAGCGCCTGCAGTACCTAGCGGTTCTGTTTCTTCTATAAACTGTATATCTATTCCCCATTTCTCTCCATTACCAAAGTATTTTTCAAAAACTTCTGACATATAGTGTGTAGATATGTAGAATTTATTGAATCCATCATCTATAAAACGCTCTATAATGATTTGCAAAATGGGTGTATCGCCTATTTTTAGCATAGGTTTCGGGCAATCAAATGTTAATGGGTGTAGCCTTTTTCCAAAACCTCCAGCCATTAAAAAAACAGGATTATCTAATTTATTTTCACAGAACTGATTTTTGACAAAAACCGAAACAATTCGCTTATTTTTAATAACTGGAATACAGTTGATATGCTCTCTTTGCATAATAGAGGAAACTGTTTTTCTCGAAATTTTATCGCTAACAAATTTTGGCGACTTATTCATTATTGCGCTTATTTTACAAGAAACATCTAGACCTTTAAGTAAACCTCTCCTAATATCACCATCTGTAACAGAGCCTACTAGTTCACTTTTACGGTTAACTATGAAAGCCATCCTCACTGTTTCTTTATTTATAATACTCAGAGCATCTTTTATAGTTTTATTTTCATTGAGTAAAAAATTTTCCCAGTTATTACTCATAATACTACCTCTATTTTTCCAGTAACTGCGGAGAACTGGGCAAACACACAATTCTCTGATAAAAGTATCGCGCATTATGCATTTCGCTGGAGCTACATGTTTTATACATTGGCAAATCGTCCATTAATTTCCAAGCGGGCCTAGCCTGTATTTTATTTTTCTGCAGAACGGATAAAAGGTGATCTCGTTGATTACGGTCTTGGCATACCACTGTATTTAACCAATAATTTGACTGACAGCTTTCAGGCTCCTGTACACACTGATATTCACTACCTCGAAAGAAATCCTGATACTTTATTGCAAGCTCACGTTTCGCTCGCAACAAACTGGGTAAACGACTCATCTGTGCACAACCTAAGGCCGCGTTAATATTTGGCATTCGATAGTTAAAACCGATACCATCGTGATCAATTTCTTTTCCTTTTATACGACTAGTACTAGTGATATGTCGGCTACGCTCACCGAATTCTTTATCCTTAGTTAGTAACGCCCCACCGCCACCAGTAGATATAATTTTATTGCCATTAAAGCTTAAAGTGGCGCAGTCACTGTTAGCACCCACCCCCTCTCCCATATAAGTCGAACCTAAGGCTTGGGATGCATCTTCGATAAGAGCAATATGCCAATCACGGCATATACTCCTTATCTCCTGCAGTTGAGGTGCATGACCGAAGGTATGCACTGCAACACAAGCACTTATTCTTTTACGACTTGTTTTATTTATACAGTTGCCATGATCGTCTAATACCGCATTTTCTTGTAAGTAATTGGCCAAAGATATGGGACATAGGCCCAGAGTTCTTGTAGATATATCAACAAATGTAGGCTCAGCACCTAGATAAGAAATAGCATTACATGTAGCGACGAAAGTAAAAGATTGTGTGATAACAATATCATCTGCCTGAACACCTTTTAGAAAAAGCGCGGCGTGTAATGCTGAGGTACCATTAACCAGTGGTACAGATTTTTCAACACCACAAAAGTTTTCTAAAGAAGTAGCAAAACCATCGACAAAAGCGCCAACACTGGAGATGAATGTACTATCTATCGCTTGGTTAAGATAGTCTTTCTCCAGGCGACCGATACAGGGCTGATGCAAATTAATATCGCCATTTGTAGAAAATAAATCCTGAATAAACTCAACTATTTGTCTGTCCATATTTTACCTACAATATACTTATACTCCACACATCGCTTACATTTTCTCATCTAAAGACTTGCCCAGTTCCATATGTCTAAATTGTGGAACTGTGGCGGATACGAGATTTACTAATTGCTCTTTTGTCCAGGTTCTGTGATTAATAAGTTCTAATATGCTAGATTCAAACTTATCTATTCTAGACGCGTCGAAATTAGGAAAATTTTTGACAATACCAATGGCTGAAAACCGCTCCTGGTCAATCTGTTCTTCAATATCGTAGAACTCTTCAAAGGGTTTCTCACCGGTGGTATCGGTTTTGGAGAAAAAGCAAGGCCATTTGCCTACGTCTGATAGTTCTTTTACTCGACTCCGTGCTTCTTCTTCAGAATCACACATCATCGGGATATAACCTTGACTTTGCACGTAGTTGCAAGCAATCTTTGACAATGCCACAAGCTTAGTAGAACTATCTAATTTAGGAAAAAAGATATCACCATTTTCGCCCAGGAGCGCAGCGATCACACATAATTGCCCGGCTTCTTCATCGGAGATGAAATAACGTTTTATATCCGTAGGAGCAACAATAGGTTGGCACTTCTCTATACGCATTTTGAAGCTATGAAGCAGTGAACCGTCTGAAAACGCAACATTAGCAAAACGAGCACTAACAACCGATACCCTATCCTTTTGCT
Protein-coding regions in this window:
- a CDS encoding NAD(P)-binding protein, translated to MNSYRGKSCVVVGGGFKGMMAAFLLRQKGMSVSLVEKAPFLGGIMYSSEWDGFYTDNGVHLFDSIPKHLAAIVEDVMDGDVLAIDFSYASVYNDVTTPGLAIPDLVNVPSEVQNKILFEVIECLNHEPSLKPVSAAQKMTEMYGITAAKLMSDSMRHIYGISAHDVEADALRQTAYHRLKFLPDDMALELKKHPVLDRRLAARRAKVGKVDDFVSMYPGRRGMRGFCEAMYERLCAMGVKCVLGRGVNHLQIENERRTKIILDDGCHLQADRVFWGNDYNFLAKAWKGDGRLDDKVHATPMVVFYFKVKENKVNNYTYFHQFTPDRYVFRSAAAGLYSNQVDSDGNSFISVECPATIGSDFWQNPENFQLYVWQECMNMGLLKSDAKIIDTPKIKKAPVTHKYPKKGYFSLCEELEESVAKTKNILILPRKEAFTRREVMWAVEDAIEKM
- a CDS encoding GNAT family N-acetyltransferase, producing the protein MQLRKCEEPEIYLLGNNKVDRKTWQSFFDGLPDIYKDLHFSIEYLDIYRQTYNAEIFGLYYVKSGIKILQPVVIKRMQNLEFLSQNIAADVVDIESPYGFGGVIANKKLSESEFDEFQLIKHKFLISIGAITEFCSYHPFFSQMQLRTKSKCFDVYARKRCAYIDLTKSYSELWLNIEERQRKAILSARRRGVKVRRMSLNDGEISNFYYSYIATMKRVNASDEWKFPKNYFLNCRDCLGRKACSLFNAYIDDTVIASFFLIHAHDACYYHFSCSDPEFTSLNANHLLMFDTAIWAKNRGCKLYFLGGGYSSCGDDNLYRFKQSFTSSYKVLYQSKEVFDKEKYNELTKMKMAFESAKGNSVLNSQFFPPYRS
- the neuB gene encoding N-acetylneuraminate synthase, producing MNFESRTIDFTTTDRPIVIAEVGVNHNCDIVLAKRMVDQAKACGADVVKFQAFVAEEEISRYADKAIYQKETTGEGGGQLEMAKLLELSHQQLREIKEYCSTVDMPFLCTAFDEPSLYFLVNELKVKAVKVASSEITNHPFLKSIARTGVGIILSTGASNLHEVEAALKVIKNEGARELVLLHCVSNYPAEKEQLNLNAIITMREKFSVPVGYSDHSSGTLAPTVAAALGAVLIEKHFTLDRNMDGPDHRASIEPEELKEIVANVASTCLMLGDGVKRCVPCEQDNQALIRKSLVASRALNKGQILSIEDIKIKRPARGIAPNMLNELEGRRLSMDIKQDQPIEWGMLCHE
- a CDS encoding nucleotidyltransferase family protein, with product MSNNWENFLLNENKTIKDALSIINKETVRMAFIVNRKSELVGSVTDGDIRRGLLKGLDVSCKISAIMNKSPKFVSDKISRKTVSSIMQREHINCIPVIKNKRIVSVFVKNQFCENKLDNPVFLMAGGFGKRLHPLTFDCPKPMLKIGDTPILQIIIERFIDDGFNKFYISTHYMSEVFEKYFGNGEKWGIDIQFIEETEPLGTAGALGLLKKDDVKLPIVVMNGDILTGIDFRKLLNFHLQESGSATMCTSEYEYEIPYGVVNSMDMHVESIIEKPKHKVNINSGIYVLDPEVVKKVRKNTPLDMPTLLRKELASGNSINTFPILDYWIDIGRKEDYEKAQTKSRSQVIPMVRR
- a CDS encoding polysaccharide biosynthesis protein codes for the protein MTDFCRTIERSPLLFHQDLSCCNSDLTEIIQGSRFLIVGGAGSIGQAVVKQLLQRKPLALHVIDLSENNLAELVRDIRSSNVKTVHESKEFRTFALDVNSDEFDYFIEVHNNYDYIFNLAALKHVRSEKDPYTLMRMLQVNVLLAGKLAKIAAAMGVRKYFSVSSDKASNPVNIMGASKRIMEMMLYKQKDRVSVVSARFANVAFSDGSLLHSFKMRIEKCQPIVAPTDIKRYFISDEEAGQLCVIAALLGENGDIFFPKLDSSTKLVALSKIACNYVQSQGYIPMMCDSEEEARSRVKELSDVGKWPCFFSKTDTTGEKPFEEFYDIEEQIDQERFSAIGIVKNFPNFDASRIDKFESSILELINHRTWTKEQLVNLVSATVPQFRHMELGKSLDEKM
- a CDS encoding LegC family aminotransferase, with product MDRQIVEFIQDLFSTNGDINLHQPCIGRLEKDYLNQAIDSTFISSVGAFVDGFATSLENFCGVEKSVPLVNGTSALHAALFLKGVQADDIVITQSFTFVATCNAISYLGAEPTFVDISTRTLGLCPISLANYLQENAVLDDHGNCINKTSRKRISACVAVHTFGHAPQLQEIRSICRDWHIALIEDASQALGSTYMGEGVGANSDCATLSFNGNKIISTGGGGALLTKDKEFGERSRHITSTSRIKGKEIDHDGIGFNYRMPNINAALGCAQMSRLPSLLRAKRELAIKYQDFFRGSEYQCVQEPESCQSNYWLNTVVCQDRNQRDHLLSVLQKNKIQARPAWKLMDDLPMYKTCSSSEMHNARYFYQRIVCLPSSPQLLEK